From a region of the Chitinophaga caseinilytica genome:
- a CDS encoding S41 family peptidase: MRQLFFRQLKAFHYTVPVLAAGLLCSSFTTVNDKETHRVNTLRQVMKRITTEHFQPKALDDNFSSSIWTKYLQNQDPNKLLFRQQDIALLRSWEKQIDDELKAPSLGFFRQADSLLVIRIKEIMPLYRGILAKPMDFSRKDSIAATIEHWPGGEKACKLAWERYLKLQILQKMREVQAEKPALSMAAAEKEARAKVLFRQDVFYNNYVGESGTDLRFSSFMNTVVMEIDPHTNFYAPADERERDARMSHRYFGIGLELSADEGEIRVKRVLPGGSAERSGLLQANDHILSLADAGGKMKPLAGLSVPQVSQMVRGDSGSVLRMLVSRAGRESEISLTRGVILDNSNAAKSAVIERNGKHYGYIKLPDFYRDLSRPDGAQCAVDVAKAVLALKKENVAGIIIDLRGNGGGSLEEVQKMAGIFLPAGPVSQGRFKDKVTRFDMMQWKDVSYDGPLTVMVDESSASASEMFAGAMQDYGRAVVVGSPSSYGKGTMQETRAMGKMGNKQLGTPNISYGSMAITLGRFYRITGASTQLQGITPDVVFPGKGEWNGFRERNYPTAWEPDTMAAAYFERWERAGTLTAPIAAAKARVAQDTGFAAIREALGWLKAHEKDVRPLSFKEFQRAAAEKAVFEQRLEVAARMTGGGVMGARVLVSAAAGSPEADRQEEWLKTLRTDRYIAHTADLVGDMAP, translated from the coding sequence ATGCGACAACTCTTCTTCCGCCAATTGAAGGCATTTCATTATACGGTGCCTGTTCTCGCCGCCGGGTTACTTTGCTCGTCGTTCACGACGGTCAATGACAAGGAAACCCATCGGGTCAACACGCTCCGCCAGGTGATGAAACGCATCACGACCGAGCATTTCCAACCGAAAGCGCTGGACGATAATTTTTCCAGTTCCATCTGGACGAAGTATCTCCAGAACCAGGATCCCAATAAGTTACTGTTCCGCCAGCAGGATATAGCACTGTTGCGGAGTTGGGAAAAGCAGATCGACGATGAGCTGAAAGCGCCGTCGCTGGGCTTTTTCCGCCAGGCAGACAGTCTGTTGGTCATACGCATAAAGGAAATAATGCCACTGTATCGGGGAATACTGGCCAAACCGATGGATTTTTCGCGGAAAGACAGTATAGCGGCTACCATCGAGCATTGGCCGGGAGGGGAGAAGGCGTGTAAGCTGGCCTGGGAGCGTTATCTGAAGCTACAGATTTTACAGAAGATGAGGGAAGTCCAGGCGGAAAAGCCCGCGTTAAGCATGGCTGCCGCCGAAAAGGAAGCACGGGCGAAAGTGTTGTTCCGGCAGGATGTTTTTTACAACAATTATGTCGGGGAATCGGGGACAGACCTGCGGTTTTCGTCTTTTATGAATACGGTGGTGATGGAAATTGATCCGCACACGAATTTTTACGCGCCGGCAGACGAAAGGGAGCGCGACGCGCGCATGTCTCACCGGTACTTCGGGATCGGTCTGGAGCTTTCGGCCGACGAAGGGGAGATCCGGGTGAAGCGGGTGCTTCCGGGTGGATCGGCGGAGCGCAGCGGGTTGCTGCAGGCGAACGATCATATTCTGAGCCTGGCCGATGCAGGCGGGAAGATGAAGCCGTTGGCGGGGTTATCGGTGCCGCAGGTGTCGCAGATGGTGCGTGGGGATTCGGGGTCGGTGCTGCGCATGCTTGTGAGCCGCGCGGGCAGGGAGTCGGAGATCAGTCTTACAAGGGGCGTGATCCTGGATAATTCCAACGCGGCGAAGAGTGCCGTCATAGAAAGGAATGGGAAGCATTACGGATATATCAAACTGCCGGATTTTTATAGGGACCTGAGCCGGCCGGACGGCGCGCAATGCGCGGTGGACGTGGCAAAGGCGGTGCTGGCCCTGAAAAAGGAAAACGTTGCCGGCATCATTATCGATTTGCGCGGTAATGGTGGCGGATCGCTGGAAGAAGTGCAGAAGATGGCCGGGATATTTTTGCCCGCGGGCCCGGTGTCGCAGGGGCGGTTTAAGGACAAGGTCACCCGGTTCGATATGATGCAGTGGAAGGACGTGTCGTACGACGGGCCTTTGACGGTGATGGTGGACGAAAGCAGTGCGTCGGCTTCCGAAATGTTTGCCGGGGCGATGCAGGATTATGGTCGTGCCGTAGTAGTGGGCAGTCCTTCTTCATATGGAAAAGGAACGATGCAGGAAACCCGGGCGATGGGGAAGATGGGCAACAAGCAGCTGGGAACGCCCAACATCAGTTATGGCTCGATGGCCATTACGTTGGGACGGTTTTACCGGATAACGGGTGCGTCTACGCAGTTGCAAGGGATAACGCCCGACGTGGTGTTCCCTGGAAAGGGAGAGTGGAACGGGTTCCGGGAGCGGAATTACCCGACGGCTTGGGAGCCGGATACGATGGCTGCGGCTTATTTTGAGCGATGGGAGCGTGCCGGAACGCTGACGGCGCCTATTGCGGCGGCGAAGGCCCGGGTGGCGCAGGATACGGGGTTTGCCGCGATCCGGGAGGCCCTGGGATGGCTCAAGGCGCATGAAAAGGATGTTCGGCCGCTATCTTTTAAGGAATTTCAACGTGCGGCGGCTGAGAAAGCGGTCTTCGAGCAGCGGCTGGAAGTTGCGGCCCGCATGACAGGGGGCGGTGTGATGGGGGCCCGGGTTCTGGTGTCCGCAGCGGCGGGGTCTCCGGAGGCGGACCGCCAGGAGGAATGGCTCAAAACGCTGCGTACCGATCGGTATATCGCCCATACGGCTGACCTTGTGGGGGATATGGCGCCTTGA
- a CDS encoding RNA polymerase sigma-70 factor, which yields MSQPISRDQISFEDLFRQHYSALCRIAFYVVEDEEAAKDIVQDFFLYCWNKKDELVINVGFPGYAARSVKNASLNYIKRAGRISFEMTDELVETVADPTDESSENEEIRNAALWAAISRLPQQRRTVFLLSNRDGLKYADIAAQLDISINTVKTHIKLAYQYLRKECGWLVRVISILFFLK from the coding sequence ATGAGTCAACCAATTTCACGAGATCAGATTTCGTTCGAGGATCTTTTCCGTCAACATTATTCGGCGCTTTGCCGGATCGCATTTTATGTGGTGGAAGATGAGGAGGCGGCCAAAGACATCGTTCAGGATTTTTTCCTGTATTGCTGGAATAAGAAGGACGAGCTGGTCATCAACGTCGGATTTCCGGGATATGCTGCGCGGTCGGTAAAAAATGCATCGTTGAATTATATCAAACGGGCAGGCCGGATCAGTTTTGAAATGACTGATGAATTAGTGGAAACCGTTGCAGACCCGACCGATGAATCATCCGAAAACGAAGAAATAAGGAATGCCGCCCTATGGGCGGCCATTTCGCGTTTACCCCAACAGCGCCGCACTGTGTTTCTTCTCAGCAACCGTGATGGATTAAAGTACGCGGATATTGCGGCCCAGCTGGATATTTCCATCAATACCGTCAAGACCCACATTAAGCTGGCGTACCAGTATTTACGGAAGGAGTGCGGCTGGTTGGTCCGCGTTATCAGTATCCTGTTTTTTCTTAAATAA
- a CDS encoding FecR family protein — MENPDHDIEWDRLLPKLEDLEQNASAGNSDEDEHLRLAHEIRRRTKAGGPGIQFPAEAQSAADAKLAGDAQLAADAKLAADAKLAADAQFAADAQLAADAQLAADAQFAADAQLAADAKLEADAKLEADAQLTADAKLAADAQFPADEGWARFQRAVEMEGMKSGSDAADGQRTADTEAGKQGSGKLRRLWWAAAAAAAVIAVVVGVRTLRNDAGRTGGDSPEAIAHVSLQITIKSSNGKTVVLGDSAIQLQLNNGATINSAGDDIVYADAGSGTETVDTLLIPRGKHARILLADGSAVWMNAASKLIYPSAFSGNSRRVQVEGEAYFEVAPDARKPFIVQAGGMDVEVLGTAFNVNTYTGIAYTTLASGKVKTSAAGKSMVLSPGEQVAFDPASGSMDRTQADVRGVTAWKDGQLYFDDASLEQIAGTLDREYDYTFRFEDESLRQRSFTLDMSRPDDLITVLEQLKKTTGDIRFRIQGRTVIFDKD; from the coding sequence ATGGAAAATCCGGATCACGATATTGAATGGGATCGGTTGCTCCCGAAACTGGAGGACCTCGAACAAAATGCTTCCGCTGGCAACAGCGATGAGGACGAACACTTGCGTCTTGCACATGAAATTCGCCGCCGTACAAAGGCCGGTGGCCCGGGAATTCAATTCCCGGCTGAAGCGCAATCCGCGGCCGATGCGAAACTCGCGGGTGATGCACAACTCGCAGCAGATGCAAAACTCGCGGCAGATGCAAAACTCGCGGCAGATGCACAATTCGCAGCAGATGCACAACTCGCAGCAGATGCACAACTCGCAGCAGATGCACAATTCGCAGCAGATGCACAACTCGCGGCGGATGCAAAACTCGAGGCTGATGCAAAACTCGAGGCCGATGCACAACTTACGGCTGATGCAAAACTCGCGGCTGATGCACAATTCCCAGCTGATGAAGGTTGGGCGCGGTTTCAGCGAGCAGTTGAAATGGAAGGCATGAAATCTGGAAGTGATGCTGCGGATGGGCAACGTACGGCTGATACGGAAGCAGGAAAACAGGGAAGCGGAAAATTACGCCGGCTTTGGTGGGCTGCCGCTGCGGCAGCGGCAGTGATCGCGGTTGTAGTAGGCGTTCGTACCCTAAGGAACGATGCGGGCCGCACCGGTGGGGACTCGCCGGAAGCGATAGCGCACGTGTCCTTGCAGATTACGATCAAATCTTCCAACGGAAAGACCGTTGTGCTGGGAGACAGTGCCATCCAATTGCAGTTGAATAACGGTGCCACCATCAATTCCGCAGGGGACGATATCGTATACGCAGATGCCGGATCGGGTACAGAAACGGTAGATACTTTGCTGATCCCGCGGGGCAAACATGCCCGCATCCTGCTGGCAGATGGTTCGGCCGTTTGGATGAATGCGGCGTCGAAACTCATCTATCCTTCAGCGTTTTCCGGCAACAGTCGCCGAGTGCAGGTAGAAGGAGAAGCGTATTTCGAAGTTGCGCCCGATGCGCGGAAGCCGTTTATCGTGCAGGCGGGAGGTATGGATGTGGAGGTGCTTGGTACGGCATTCAATGTCAATACCTATACAGGCATTGCATATACCACGCTTGCCAGTGGAAAAGTAAAAACCAGCGCAGCCGGCAAATCGATGGTACTGTCCCCCGGGGAACAGGTGGCTTTCGATCCCGCATCCGGCAGCATGGACCGTACTCAGGCGGATGTTCGCGGAGTTACGGCCTGGAAAGACGGCCAGCTTTATTTCGACGACGCCAGCCTGGAACAAATTGCAGGAACATTAGACAGGGAATACGACTATACATTCCGATTTGAAGACGAATCCCTGCGGCAGCGCAGCTTTACGCTGGACATGTCGCGCCCGGATGACTTGATAACGGTACTCGAACAACTCAAAAAAACAACTGGGGACATCCGGTTCCGGATACAAGGCCGGACGGTAATTTTTGATAAGGACTAG
- a CDS encoding STN domain-containing protein, which translates to MRSKSGLLIGGWAWQCYARTFLLVFLLALSGSLAAQTRSVMDIRVNYKADKTSLAKVLKDIRALTNVRFTYNSDLIRNQPPVNVDAKGQRLQDVLQHILAGTKLQFAEDMGGIIIYPEVEANQKKAGKASC; encoded by the coding sequence ATGAGATCAAAATCTGGATTGCTTATCGGAGGATGGGCCTGGCAGTGCTATGCCCGCACATTCCTCCTGGTGTTTTTGCTGGCGCTTTCCGGCAGTTTGGCCGCGCAAACCCGTTCCGTTATGGACATTCGGGTGAACTATAAAGCGGACAAAACATCCCTGGCCAAGGTGCTTAAAGACATTCGCGCGCTTACCAACGTGCGCTTTACCTACAACTCCGACCTTATCCGCAATCAACCACCGGTTAATGTGGATGCGAAAGGTCAGCGGCTCCAGGATGTGCTGCAACACATCCTGGCAGGTACCAAACTGCAGTTTGCAGAAGATATGGGCGGGATCATCATTTATCCCGAAGTGGAAGCCAATCAAAAAAAGGCAGGAAAAGCTTCCTGTTGA
- a CDS encoding SusC/RagA family TonB-linked outer membrane protein, whose translation MSGQVVSENGPNLEGISIRAMESNIGTVTGDDGIFSLMVYENELLRFSGVGIRAVTMRANPATEGLLKVTLKPSPEEIKEVVVNGYQRIEARMATASTFKLNAADILQPGEPSIDRMLQGKVPGLMILNTSGGVNAAPKIRMRGTSTFIGNASPIWVIDGMIRPEPVPLATGELNNIIGGDFNLLGNAVRGLNPYDIESITFLRDAAATAIYGTQAANGVIVIQTKRGKAGPLQISYNTDMSFSARPSYRRMNLMNSEERMNFSKEIIDDGLVKERFTAGFEPESSYEKLLARLYARELTEDQFKAAVQASSSRNTDWFRELFRNAFSMNHSLSVGGGNENTTWYASLGYGRNNGAGKKDGNERYNADIRLNAKLSKRLKLDLHLMAGYSQMEGYYTAVNPMTYAIQASRFMDPHERYAWSLPDVPSGNYIPKPINYNIHDEIANTLNTNASRNASANLQLSYNIGGGLRFEHMSSAISDATDAFRAAFEASSHSGKIRGWNLGEVVPVEVMNRSELNRGGIANFSNMNSLTINTRNSLQFSKYLFKQRDQFDFTVGTEISSRQLKGHLSQEPGYYHDRGKTFYANDFSRRRQSRNQLMDQLDNRLGVYANAAYNYDNRYTVGVTVRSDGSNRFGQYSNSKFLPNFGSSFRWNVTGEKWMKTTRFFNNLGLRASYGTQGNVVTQVGPSLIANFIPGTEEERNLLGRPPLLSKPFHTPICVGKRPINGTSGSMWRYSRTV comes from the coding sequence TTGAGCGGGCAGGTCGTTTCCGAAAACGGGCCCAACCTGGAAGGGATTTCCATCCGGGCCATGGAATCGAACATCGGAACGGTAACGGGCGACGACGGGATATTTTCCCTCATGGTGTACGAAAACGAGCTGCTCCGATTTTCCGGCGTAGGCATCCGTGCCGTTACCATGCGCGCTAATCCGGCAACAGAAGGCCTCCTGAAAGTGACGTTGAAGCCCTCGCCCGAGGAAATCAAGGAAGTGGTGGTAAACGGCTATCAACGCATCGAAGCGCGGATGGCCACTGCATCTACGTTCAAACTCAATGCGGCAGACATCCTCCAGCCCGGAGAGCCCTCGATCGACAGAATGCTCCAGGGAAAGGTACCTGGCCTGATGATCCTCAATACTTCCGGCGGCGTAAATGCGGCACCGAAGATCCGTATGCGCGGAACCTCCACCTTCATCGGGAACGCTTCGCCCATCTGGGTGATCGACGGGATGATCCGCCCAGAGCCAGTTCCCCTCGCCACCGGGGAACTGAACAACATCATCGGCGGCGATTTTAACCTGCTCGGTAACGCCGTTCGCGGACTGAACCCTTACGACATCGAAAGCATCACCTTTCTCCGCGACGCGGCGGCTACCGCCATTTACGGCACCCAGGCCGCCAATGGTGTGATCGTGATCCAGACCAAAAGAGGTAAGGCGGGGCCCTTGCAGATCAGCTATAACACCGATATGTCTTTCTCCGCCCGGCCTTCCTATCGCAGGATGAATCTTATGAACTCCGAAGAAAGAATGAATTTTTCCAAAGAGATCATCGACGACGGCCTGGTGAAGGAACGCTTTACCGCAGGTTTCGAACCGGAATCTTCTTATGAAAAATTACTGGCGAGGCTGTACGCGCGCGAATTGACGGAAGATCAGTTCAAGGCTGCCGTACAGGCCAGCAGTTCCCGGAATACCGACTGGTTCAGGGAGCTTTTTCGCAACGCGTTCAGCATGAATCATTCGCTGAGCGTGGGCGGAGGTAACGAAAATACCACCTGGTACGCCTCGTTGGGTTACGGGCGTAACAACGGCGCAGGGAAGAAAGACGGGAACGAAAGATACAATGCCGACATCCGGCTGAACGCGAAACTGAGCAAACGATTGAAGCTGGACCTCCACCTGATGGCGGGTTACAGCCAAATGGAAGGATATTATACCGCAGTGAACCCCATGACCTACGCGATCCAGGCCAGCCGGTTTATGGATCCGCATGAAAGATATGCGTGGTCGCTTCCCGATGTGCCCAGCGGTAACTATATCCCGAAACCGATCAACTACAACATCCATGACGAAATTGCCAATACGCTCAATACCAATGCTTCCCGCAATGCGTCGGCCAATCTGCAGTTATCTTATAACATCGGAGGCGGTTTGCGTTTCGAACATATGTCCAGCGCTATTTCCGACGCCACAGACGCGTTTCGTGCGGCGTTCGAGGCCAGCAGCCATTCGGGGAAAATCAGGGGCTGGAACCTGGGCGAAGTCGTTCCTGTTGAAGTCATGAACCGGTCGGAGTTAAATCGCGGCGGGATCGCGAATTTCAGTAACATGAACAGCCTCACTATCAATACCCGGAACTCGCTCCAGTTTTCAAAGTACCTTTTCAAGCAGCGCGACCAGTTCGACTTTACCGTGGGTACGGAAATCAGTTCGCGCCAACTGAAAGGGCATCTTTCCCAGGAGCCCGGATATTACCATGATCGCGGAAAAACGTTTTATGCCAACGATTTTTCCAGGAGAAGGCAGAGCCGGAACCAGCTGATGGACCAGCTCGACAACAGGCTCGGGGTATATGCCAATGCTGCGTATAACTACGACAACCGGTATACCGTTGGCGTTACGGTACGTTCCGACGGTTCCAACCGTTTCGGGCAGTATTCCAACTCCAAATTCCTTCCCAACTTCGGCTCTTCTTTCCGCTGGAATGTTACCGGCGAAAAATGGATGAAAACCACCCGGTTCTTCAACAACCTCGGTCTCCGCGCTTCGTACGGTACCCAGGGCAACGTGGTAACACAGGTTGGGCCCAGCCTCATCGCCAACTTCATTCCGGGAACGGAGGAAGAACGCAACCTGCTTGGCAGGCCCCCGTTGTTATCAAAACCCTTCCATACCCCAATCTGCGTTGGGAAAAGACCTATCAATGGAACCTCGGGCTCGATGTGGCGTTACTCCAGAACCGTGTGA
- a CDS encoding RagB/SusD family nutrient uptake outer membrane protein, which yields MKKLFLIAILAGATGITSCKKFLEERSQTDIIPTTVADYGDILCTKGYPDGNSKLQPQLFFLTDDVEYYLTIGSTDHQAHQKYSPIFKWQAEYTEAVRLAGGETTVINSWETYYKLLLPVNVALQYLDVAKGDNDEREWFKGQAFGLRAYYYYMLVNLYAMPYNTAGTTPDKLPGVPLKLDANVVESDLTRNSVAEVYAQIKKDIDSSIRLLEKDKREREKTFFSHVAVHLLASRVALQMEDWQAAVDHASYVLQYNPELQDLAGWSQEYSPIRSQSPETIWAYGTNKETEVNGFPLLADVSHNLYDSYEPNDLRTFYYIWWTPPELKVWFAPDYSSQKHFNDMDYMIWRSSEAYLNRAEGYIQLYRKTGDASFAQKALTDLNTLRAKRFNPGEAPVWGMMPGDELLTKYRAERRRELFFEEGHRWFDLRRYGMPRIEHVYRPSEAVTEVYVLEENDPQYVLAIPREVLDRNRSLTQNKQITYVRKPQ from the coding sequence ATGAAAAAATTATTCTTGATAGCGATACTGGCCGGGGCAACGGGCATTACGTCCTGCAAAAAATTTCTCGAAGAGCGCTCCCAGACAGATATCATACCTACAACTGTTGCTGATTACGGCGATATCCTTTGTACGAAAGGATATCCCGACGGGAACAGCAAATTACAGCCGCAACTGTTTTTCCTGACCGATGATGTGGAATATTACTTGACGATCGGCTCCACCGATCATCAGGCGCACCAGAAATATTCGCCGATTTTTAAATGGCAGGCGGAGTATACCGAAGCGGTAAGGCTGGCAGGCGGCGAAACTACGGTGATCAATTCCTGGGAAACATATTATAAGCTGTTGTTGCCTGTAAACGTTGCCCTGCAGTACCTCGATGTCGCGAAAGGCGACAACGACGAGCGGGAATGGTTTAAAGGCCAGGCGTTCGGGTTGCGGGCGTACTATTACTACATGCTCGTTAACTTGTATGCGATGCCGTACAATACGGCTGGTACCACGCCGGATAAATTGCCCGGCGTTCCCCTGAAACTGGATGCCAATGTGGTGGAAAGCGATTTGACCCGCAATAGCGTGGCCGAAGTGTATGCACAGATCAAAAAAGATATCGACAGCTCTATCAGACTGCTCGAGAAAGATAAAAGGGAGCGGGAGAAAACATTCTTTAGTCATGTTGCCGTTCATCTGCTCGCCAGCAGGGTAGCGCTTCAAATGGAAGACTGGCAGGCCGCGGTGGACCATGCCAGCTACGTTTTGCAATACAATCCGGAACTGCAGGACCTCGCGGGCTGGTCCCAGGAGTATTCCCCGATCCGCAGCCAGAGCCCCGAAACCATCTGGGCCTACGGTACCAACAAGGAAACGGAAGTGAACGGGTTCCCGCTCCTGGCGGATGTTTCGCACAACCTTTACGATTCTTACGAGCCTAATGATCTTCGTACGTTTTACTACATCTGGTGGACGCCTCCGGAACTGAAAGTCTGGTTCGCTCCAGATTATTCCAGCCAGAAACATTTCAACGATATGGATTATATGATCTGGAGAAGTTCCGAAGCCTATCTCAACAGGGCGGAAGGGTACATTCAGCTGTATCGTAAAACCGGTGATGCATCGTTCGCACAAAAAGCACTCACAGATCTTAATACGCTTCGCGCCAAAAGGTTCAATCCCGGAGAAGCACCGGTGTGGGGTATGATGCCGGGTGACGAGCTGTTGACAAAGTACCGCGCAGAGCGCCGCCGTGAATTATTCTTCGAGGAAGGCCACCGCTGGTTCGACCTCCGCCGCTATGGCATGCCGCGTATCGAGCACGTGTATCGCCCCAGTGAAGCCGTTACCGAGGTGTACGTGCTGGAGGAAAACGATCCGCAATACGTGCTCGCGATTCCGCGGGAAGTATTGGATCGCAACCGTTCCCTCACGCAAAACAAACAGATTACCTACGTCCGCAAACCGCAATAA
- a CDS encoding TlpA disulfide reductase family protein → MKKTFGLLIAAVCGTLTAAAGEPGKFQLNLHSKTNANYTFMFSYIGANGHVFEQIHGKEGQAPLPILRDLSKGSQIMFIHSKTFLVNTNEPLEVEMDVSQMRNMRPHALYNDRKFQLPNRIDSIYFTCGEAKTRAEMDGLLKLADAWIAKEKKAAVLSADELETVAVFEGFCRMMAKRSMVRAHEEVTKTEGFSDWYFEGFDLTNPHFDRIGNAHLMSTIVSTWWFGRQAAEPGLEAEFMMVDLMRTAKSTVLRDEAARNWMYAETRYKHWNPTIKEVYPVLKNGVSTEAARNYIDSLYNRYVVLDYGRPAPNFAAKNEKFKTVHLSDYKGKMVVIDVWAHWCTYCIAKLPRFREIAEKYKGKDDIVFLTIAWHTPGFEKLWMELARNAGITGPNNLTVITRDDDKAAKALFEDGYRITQAPRYIVIDKNGNFLNAALSTALDEKVEQEIEDFYNQQAQ, encoded by the coding sequence ATGAAGAAAACCTTTGGGCTCCTGATAGCCGCCGTATGTGGAACACTGACGGCCGCAGCCGGCGAACCTGGCAAATTTCAACTGAACCTGCACTCGAAAACGAATGCCAATTACACTTTCATGTTCTCGTACATCGGAGCCAATGGGCATGTGTTCGAGCAGATACATGGTAAGGAGGGGCAGGCGCCCCTGCCCATTTTGCGGGATTTGAGCAAAGGCAGCCAGATAATGTTTATACATAGTAAAACCTTTCTCGTTAATACCAATGAACCGCTGGAAGTAGAAATGGATGTATCGCAGATGCGGAATATGAGACCGCATGCGCTGTACAACGACAGGAAGTTCCAGCTGCCGAACAGGATCGATTCAATCTATTTTACTTGCGGCGAAGCGAAGACGAGGGCGGAAATGGATGGATTGCTCAAGTTGGCGGATGCATGGATCGCGAAGGAAAAGAAGGCCGCAGTATTATCGGCCGATGAGCTGGAAACGGTTGCCGTATTTGAAGGTTTCTGCCGGATGATGGCCAAACGTTCGATGGTGCGTGCGCACGAAGAAGTGACCAAAACGGAAGGTTTTTCCGACTGGTATTTTGAGGGATTCGATCTCACCAACCCTCATTTCGACAGGATCGGCAATGCGCATCTGATGAGCACCATCGTTTCTACCTGGTGGTTTGGCCGGCAGGCTGCAGAACCCGGACTGGAAGCGGAATTCATGATGGTAGACCTCATGCGTACCGCCAAAAGCACCGTTCTCCGCGACGAAGCCGCGAGGAACTGGATGTATGCTGAAACGCGCTATAAGCATTGGAATCCCACGATCAAGGAGGTATATCCGGTATTGAAAAACGGCGTAAGTACAGAAGCGGCCCGCAATTACATCGATTCGCTGTACAACCGCTACGTAGTGCTCGACTATGGCCGGCCGGCGCCCAACTTTGCGGCGAAAAACGAAAAGTTCAAGACGGTCCATTTGTCTGATTACAAAGGGAAAATGGTTGTGATCGACGTGTGGGCGCACTGGTGCACGTATTGCATCGCCAAACTGCCGCGTTTCCGGGAGATCGCTGAAAAGTACAAAGGCAAAGACGATATCGTTTTCCTGACCATCGCCTGGCATACGCCGGGTTTTGAAAAACTCTGGATGGAACTGGCGAGGAACGCCGGTATCACCGGGCCCAATAACCTGACAGTGATCACCCGCGACGACGATAAGGCGGCTAAAGCCCTCTTCGAAGACGGTTACCGCATCACGCAGGCACCCCGTTACATCGTTATCGACAAAAACGGCAATTTCCTCAATGCGGCGCTGAGCACTGCGCTCGACGAGAAAGTGGAACAGGAGATCGAAGATTTCTACAACCAACAGGCACAGTAA